In Oryzias melastigma strain HK-1 linkage group LG10, ASM292280v2, whole genome shotgun sequence, a single window of DNA contains:
- the zic6 gene encoding zic family member 6, protein MTSLSRFSGCPLSCVNPGESNTEPSVVLPPLAGEHMGHPTGSSLKLCPSHNLRDYPETRSTAFVDHSVSFSDSGYPSHRLEHSPRGIIIGANLSGAGMPPVTDQLASRANQHGGIGRYRDFTGCRDNRSHAFFTSYQEQAHASADAPRDLGSQMMLGIPGDLLTRTHPYSQTVSPKGNSQQIVTQFLGLYKPLNMAIQRGGGDAFLRCSKQAIKHELVCKWSDGQEGAGKLPCSRAFGTMYELVTHVTVEHVGGPEHAEYVCHWENCPRDRKPFKAKYKLVNHVRVHTGEKPFPCPFHGCEKVFARSENLKIHKRTHTGEKPFKCEFEGCNRRFANSSDRKKHSHVHSSDKPYMCKVRGCDKCYTHPSSLRKHMKLHCNKPHVAKGGHARPGDEDRVAEGRSARERVQVSTLHPTQDVRLSPESPDELTPRSRFHHTFDSSLDYSPHRSQPLLDPLLLQRGSYRSQSSQYPCSQAGQAFAQSSRTFTSASPFQKSIVNGWYTCHTGVDSFSPKQCNNIPSL, encoded by the exons ATGACAAGCCTTTCGAGGTTTAGTGGCTGCCCTCTCTCTTGCGTCAACCCCGGGGAGAGCAATACTGAACCCAGCGTGGTGCTGCCACCTTTGGCAGGAGAGCACATGGGACACCCCACTGGCAGTTCCTTAAAACTCTGCCCCTCGCACAATTTGAGAGACTACCCCGAGACGAGGTCCACTGCATTTGTTGACCACTCGGTCAGTTTTTCAGACTCTGGATACCCCAGTCACCGGTTAGAGCACAGCCCTAGGGGCATTATCATTGGAGCCAATCTTTCTGGAGCCGGCATGCCACCCGTCACTGATCAACTGGCATCAAGAGCTAACCAACATGGCGGGATTGGAAGGTATCGTGACTTTACTGGCTGCAGAGACAACAGAAGCCATGCGTTTTTCACCAGCTACCAGGAGCAGGCCCATGCCTCCGCCGACGCACCTCGAGACCTTGGCAGCCAGATGATGCTGGGCATCCCTGGCGACCTCCTCACCCGGACTCACCCCTACAGCCAAACTGTCAGCCCCAAGGGAAACAGCCAGCAGATCGTCACACAGTTCCTGGGTCTGTACAAACCTCTGAACATGGCAATTCAGCGGGGAGGAGGCGACGCGTTCCTCCGCTGCTCCAAGCAAGCAATCAAGCACGAGCTGGTGTGCAAGTGGAGTGACGGCCAAGAGGGGGCCGGGAAGCTGCCCTGCTCCAGAGCCTTCGGGACCATGTATGAACTCGTCACCCATGTGACAGTGGAGCACGTCGGAGGACCCGAGCACGCAGAATACGTGTGTCACTGGGAGAATTGTCCGAGAGACAGGAAGCCTTTCAAAGCCAAATACAAGCTGGTGAACCACGTCAGAGTCCACACAGGGGAGAAGCCCTTTCCATGCCCTTTCCACGGCTGTGAGAAAGTTTTCGCGAGATCAGAGAACCTGAAGATCCACAAGAGGACCCACACAG GTGAAAAACCTTTCAAATGTGAGTTCGAGGGCTGCAACAGGAGGTTTGCCAACAGCAGCGACAGAAAGAAGCACTCCCACGTGCACTCCAGTGACAAACCATACATGTGCAAGGTCAGGGGCTGCGACAAGTGCTACACCCATCCCAGCTCCCTGCGCAAACACATGAAGCTCCACTGCAACAAGCCCCACGTCGCCAAAGGCGGTCACGCGCGTCCCGGAGACGAGGATCGTGTTGCTGAGGGCAGGTCAGCACGGGAGAGGGTCCAGGTCAGCACCTTGCATCCAACCCAAGATGTCCGCCTGTCCCCTGAGAGTCCAGACGAGTTGACCCCGAGGTCACGTTTCCATCACACGTTTGACAGCAGTTTGGACTACTCCCCGCACAGGTCACAGCCCCTCCTGGACCCTCTGTTGCTGCAGAGAGGCAGCTACAGGTCCCAGTCTTCTCAGTACCCCTGCAGCCAGGCAGGACAAGCTTTTGCCCAGAGCTCAAGGACTTTCACCTCCGCCTCCCCCTTTCAGAAAAGTATCGTCAACGGATGGTATACATGTCACACCGGCGTGGACTCCTTCTCTCCGAAGCAGTGTAACAACATCCCGTCTCTGTGA
- the zic3 gene encoding zinc finger protein ZIC 3, whose amino-acid sequence MTMLLDSGPQFASLGVGGFGTPRHHDIGNRDPSLGLNPFTDSSHSAAFKISPVAHDIASSQTSAFTPQASGYAAALGHSHGGQVGSYGGGAFNSTRDFLFRNRSGESSAPSAQHGIFAASAGSLHGPPGISDNPGHLLFPGLHEQGVSHPPSGGHVVNSQMHLGLRGDIFGRPDPYRPVASPRTDPYGAQLHNYNHPINMNMGMNVPTHHGPGAFFRYMRQPIKQELSCKWIEENQMNRPKKTCDRTFSTMHEMVTHVSMEHVGGPEQSNHVCFWEDCPREGKSFKAKYKLVNHIRVHTGEKPFPCPFPGCGKIFARSENLKIHKRTHTGEKPFKCEFDGCDRRFANSSDRKKHMHVHTSDKPYICKVCDKSYTHPSSLRKHMKVHESQGSESSPAASSGYESSTPPVLVSASTEDPTKTPPSAVQNTSGHSEGLAPNFNEWYV is encoded by the exons ATGACTATGCTTCTTGATAGCGGTCCGCAGTTTGCATCGTTAGGAGTGGGGGGGTTCGGGACACCACGGCATCACGACATCGGGAACCGAGACCCGAGTCTGGGACTGAATCCCTTCACTGACTCGTCTCACTCCGCCGCGTTTAAAATCAGCCCCGTGGCGCACGACATCGCTTCCAGCCAGACGTCAGCTTTCACCCCGCAAGCCTCTGGATATGCAGCTGCCCTGGGACACTCTCACGGCGGGCAGGTGGGCTCGTACGGCGGGGGAGCGTTCAACTCAACGCGGGACTTTCTCTTCCGGAACCGCAGCGGAGAGTCCAGCGCGCCGAGCGCGCAGCATGGGATCTTTGCAGCGTCGGCGGGGAGCCTGCACGGTCCGCCCGGGATCAGCGATAACCCCGGACATTTGTTGTTTCCAGGACTGCACGAGCAGGGAGTCAGCCACCCTCCATCGGGCGGGCATGTGGTGAACAGCCAGATGCATCTGGGCTTAAGGGGGGACATTTTCGGGAGACCCGATCCGTATCGTCCGGTGGCAAGCCCTCGGACGGACCCCTACGGTGCTCAGCTGCATAACTACAACCACCCCATCAACATGAACATGGGAATGAATGTGCCGACACACCACGGTCCCGGGGCCTTCTTCAGATACATGAGGCAACCCATCAAACAAGAACTGTCCTGCAAATGGATAGAAGAGAACCAGATGAACAGACCCAAAAAGACCTGCGACAGGACTTTCAGCACCATGCACGAGATGGTCACGCATGTGTCCATGGAGCACGTCGGTGGCCCGGAGCAGAGCAACCACGTCTGCTTTTGGGAGGACTGTCCCAGAGAAGGCAAAtcttttaaggccaagtataaACTCGTCAACCACATCCGCGTGCACACGGGTGAGAAGCCCTTCCCGTGCCCGTTCCCAGGATGTGGGAAGATATTCGCCAGGtcggaaaatttgaaaatccacaAAAGGACACACACAG GTGAGAAGCCGTTTAAGTGCGAATTTGATGGCTGCGACAGACGCTTCGCCAACAGCAGCGACAGGAAAAAGCACATGCATGTGCACACGTCAGACAAGCCATACATCTGCAAAGTGTGCGACAAGTCATACACACACCCCAGCTCTCTCAGGAAACACATGAAG GTCCACGAGTCTCAGGGCTCAGAATCTTCTCCAGCAGCAAGCTCTGGATACGAGTCGTCCACGCCGCCAGTGCTGGTCTCAGCCAGCACCGAGGATCCGACAAAAACACCCCCGTCAGCCGTGCAAAACACGTCTGGCCACAGCGAAGGACTGGCACCCAACTTTAATGAATGGTACGTCTGa